The window GTCTCCCAGACGAGGTCCTCGGTAAAATCCTGTCTCTGCTTCCGACAAGACTTGCTGCTTCCACATCGGTTCTGTCCAAACGGTGGAAGAATCTTCTCCCCCTTGTAGACAGCCTCGATTTGAGCGACGCGATTGGCGATCCACGTGGCTTCTCTGCATTCGTGGACACAACTCTCGCTCTCTTAACCAACTCTTCAATCATCAAGAGATTCTCTCTCAACTGCGAACACAAACACGACACAACCAGAGTGGACACTTGGATTCGCACTGCCCTTGAGCGATTCTCGGAGCTTCACTTGGAGAGCGCATGTTTGCACGGTATCAAAACAGAGTCCTTCACGAGCAACACGTTGCTCAAGCTCACCTTATCTAatggtttttttctttctggtcTTCCTCCTAATGGCGGCGTGTTTTTCCCAAACCTCAAAACGCTTTCTCTCGTTTCGGTTGGGTTTGAGCCTTGTGAGGTGTATGAGTATCTCATAACTGGCTGCCCTCTGCTTGAGGAGTTATTCATACGCTATGCTTCTCCCTCGGAGTGTAGCTGGATGGTTGTGAATCAGTCCATCGCAGTGTCGAGTCCTTCTATTAAGAGAATGTCCATCTCTTACCCTTCTCGTGATTACTGTGAGCCTCCCGCTAGTGAGGTGTTTAGGACACCGAGTCTTGTCTACCTTGACTATTCTGGTTACGTGGCGGGACATTATCATGTTGATTTCACCTCGCTTGTCGAAGCTAGGCTGGATCTTAGACGGGAGCGAGTTTTGGCTGTGGAGGAGGATGGTGTTGATGATTCTAGTGTCGGTGGTTGGGATGAGGATGTTTATGATGAAGCTGTGGAGCATAATGCAGAGGTTCATGATGATGATAtagatgataatgataatgataatgatgatgatgatgatgatgatgatagtgATAGTGATGGAGAAGAGAGTTTGCCTGATGTTGCGAATCTGGTTGAAGGGATAAGCAACGTTAAAACTCTTCACTTGTCTCCTTATTTTCTTGAGGTAGGTCagctttgcttcttcttcttcttttattgaTTGGTTTCAGATCTaatgtttggttttggttttggtttttgatcTAAGGTGTTTGACATTTGCTGTAAATCGATGCCGGTGTTTCACAATCTCCTTACTCTGTCTTTTGAGAGTGACAAAGAAAGAGGATGGCAAGTGGTGCCACTTCTTCTTAAAAACTCTCCCAACCTGGAAACTTTAGTCATCAAGGTAAAATTAAATACACACAGTAGATTAATTGCTAGATTGTTGTTATACCTGAGTTTTTGCTTTTTAGGGTCTTGTGCACCAAGTTACAGATAAATGCGGGGACGCCTGTGTTTGCATAgctaagaaaaagaagaagatggaggagGAGAAAGTATGTTGTTTATCGACATGTCAAGTGAAGGTGCTAAACATTTCAGGGTATAGAGGGACTGGTAGAGAGCTAAAACAGATGAGGCATTTCTTGGGAAATTTGAAATGTCTTGAAACTGTCAAGGTTGGTCTTGTAGCTGAGAATCACCACGAAGACAACAGTGTTAACAATCACTACCAGAGAATCACCAATGCTCTTACTAAGCTTCCCAGAGCTTCATCAAATTGTCAAATCCATTTCTTTTGATTTCCCTCTTAAGAAGCAAATTATTAGCATGTTTAATGAAGAGAAACTCTACCTTTTCTACTAGGATTTTCAAAGATCTCATGCTTTGCTATTTATTTGAGGTAGGAGAGCCTCAGTTTTGAGAATAAGTTACGAGTATGTCTCCAAAGGCAATGCATTTGTAGACCATCTGCTTCATCATTTCAAGTCAAAAAATTCTGGTGGCAAAAAATTAAAGAGGATTCAGATCTATCTTGATTTTTAGAAAGCATAGATAGATACTCTATTGTTTAGGGTTTTACATAAGCTACATTGCATCTTGATAACCTTGAGCTTCCTTTTGTAAAACTGACTAAATGTAGAGCAGTAGTTTTTAGACAAACGTGTATTGGCTACTCAATGATCCACACCAACGCAACTAgttgacaaacaaaaagaaactgtATTCAATACTCTTAAAACATGACAAGGTTTGAAGAACACTGCACAACAAAAACTTCTAAGAACAACCTCGCGAGAAAGTAAAACACAACACCTAACATGATGGAGACAGGAAGAGCAGGCAAAGCCTTTTGATACACAGACAAGAGCATCAACGTAACCCCTAAACCAGCAATAATGGCCAAGTagcaagcgtaaaccgtcatcAAATCATACATGGCAGCTCTCCCAACCAAAACACTATAGAAGATGAAATCCCCAAGCCCCAACTTGATCGCACCAGACGCCCCCAACCCAATCCCTTCGAGAAAAGTCTCAGgtctactactactactactactactatcAATCAAGGGTACAGATATCTCTTCCGATCtttgttcctcctcctcctctgctCTAACCACATTGTTCTCCACGTCATCATCATTCACGTTGGATCTCTGTTCTCTCCAAACTCTCCTCTGCACCAAACGCGAGTCATCCCGGATCACGGGCCTCGCTTCATACACCAGAGCGGGTATATCCTCGTCTCTGGAGATAGCCATCTCGACAAGGAGACGCAACGGACCGACAGGTAAGAGAACAGCAGCGAGGTCGTAAAGCGCCAAAGCGACAAGCAAAACCCAAGTAGTCCACTCGGGCAGCATCGTAAAGAAGTAAGCGACCAAGACACCGATCACGACCAAGTAGCCCTGAGTGATCAAGATCGAGAACCTCGACATGAACACGGCGAACACACCCACGACGGAGAAGTTAAATAACAGGATCGAGAACGTGAGGGAATCGATGGGGAATCGGAAACGATCGATCAAAAGGATTGAGATTTCTCCGCCGAGGTTGGCTAAAACGACCAAGGCCGAGAAGCCCATGTAGAGTTTGAGGAAGGTGACGCATCTGAGGTAGAAGAGGAGGACGAGGAGGAACGTGGCGACGGTGATGGCGGCGACGAAGACGAGGGAGTTGAGGAAGGCGCCGAGGAGCTTGTCCCAGGGGGAGTCGGAGTCGGTTTCGGAGTAAGCGGCGGTGGCGATagaggagaaggaggaggaggaggatgggTCGGAGTTTAGGAGGCAGACGAGGAGGACGACGGTGAACATGCATATGGAGACGGGCGTGAGGATTCCGATGAGCTCTTCGCCTAGGGAGTCCAGGATGCTGCTTCTCGGTCTTTGCTGGTTTCGATCCATTTCTTTGGAGGACGAGAGAGCCTTTCTCAGATTCCGATGAGCTTATTCCAGTCGCATACCTAATACCACGTCGTTTCACTCTAGTATGGAGTTTATTAAAGACTAGGCTTCGACCCCTTCAATATTATTTGACAATGgttacatattaaatatttaaaacaaaaatgataattatataaaaataaaattattagaatttt is drawn from Brassica rapa cultivar Chiifu-401-42 chromosome A05, CAAS_Brap_v3.01, whole genome shotgun sequence and contains these coding sequences:
- the LOC103868000 gene encoding F-box/LRR-repeat protein At2g29930, yielding MSAQRVSSRSRDSISSLPDEVLGKILSLLPTRLAASTSVLSKRWKNLLPLVDSLDLSDAIGDPRGFSAFVDTTLALLTNSSIIKRFSLNCEHKHDTTRVDTWIRTALERFSELHLESACLHGIKTESFTSNTLLKLTLSNGFFLSGLPPNGGVFFPNLKTLSLVSVGFEPCEVYEYLITGCPLLEELFIRYASPSECSWMVVNQSIAVSSPSIKRMSISYPSRDYCEPPASEVFRTPSLVYLDYSGYVAGHYHVDFTSLVEARLDLRRERVLAVEEDGVDDSSVGGWDEDVYDEAVEHNAEVHDDDIDDNDNDNDDDDDDDDSDSDGEESLPDVANLVEGISNVKTLHLSPYFLEVFDICCKSMPVFHNLLTLSFESDKERGWQVVPLLLKNSPNLETLVIKGLVHQVTDKCGDACVCIAKKKKKMEEEKVCCLSTCQVKVLNISGYRGTGRELKQMRHFLGNLKCLETVKVGLVAENHHEDNSVNNHYQRITNALTKLPRASSNCQIHFF
- the LOC103868001 gene encoding presenilin-like protein At2g29900, which translates into the protein MDRNQQRPRSSILDSLGEELIGILTPVSICMFTVVLLVCLLNSDPSSSSSFSSIATAAYSETDSDSPWDKLLGAFLNSLVFVAAITVATFLLVLLFYLRCVTFLKLYMGFSALVVLANLGGEISILLIDRFRFPIDSLTFSILLFNFSVVGVFAVFMSRFSILITQGYLVVIGVLVAYFFTMLPEWTTWVLLVALALYDLAAVLLPVGPLRLLVEMAISRDEDIPALVYEARPVIRDDSRLVQRRVWREQRSNVNDDDVENNVVRAEEEEEQRSEEISVPLIDSSSSSSSRPETFLEGIGLGASGAIKLGLGDFIFYSVLVGRAAMYDLMTVYACYLAIIAGLGVTLMLLSVYQKALPALPVSIMLGVVFYFLARLFLEVFVVQCSSNLVMF